In a single window of the Thermotoga sp. genome:
- a CDS encoding N-acetylglucosamine kinase — MRDLIFLGCDVGGTKTLAVLSDEEGNILAVYKGHGANYQVVGKENALKNLKGVINGVLERAGKNLEDVDFAFFGYAGADFEYEMKIVRKILEKLGFKSFDFDNDGRIALRSGTFNDVGIMVSCGTGSISYASDGKRVNRIGGLSFSLGERLGSHYIASLVTSAVVRAKDGRDDWTLLVDEVEKEIGPVETLLRYDYEGGDISEIVKKVNQILFKCAEDGDTVSLRIFNEIVIEVKKIVDAHRKTLNFTPPIRLILEGSFFKNAPLLLIKMIESAVGREYKITIPKHDPVIGAVLFAMEHSGFQITEELYTRLVENYLKEVKG, encoded by the coding sequence GTGAGAGATTTGATCTTCCTCGGATGTGACGTGGGTGGAACGAAAACGCTGGCGGTTCTGAGTGACGAAGAAGGAAACATCCTCGCCGTTTACAAAGGGCATGGGGCGAATTATCAGGTTGTGGGAAAGGAAAACGCTTTGAAGAATCTGAAAGGAGTGATAAACGGTGTTTTAGAAAGGGCCGGAAAAAATCTTGAAGATGTAGATTTTGCCTTCTTCGGTTACGCAGGCGCCGACTTCGAGTACGAGATGAAGATCGTAAGGAAAATTCTGGAAAAGCTTGGTTTCAAAAGCTTCGACTTCGATAACGATGGAAGAATCGCCTTGAGGTCTGGTACCTTCAACGATGTTGGTATCATGGTAAGCTGCGGAACTGGGAGTATTTCGTACGCCTCCGATGGAAAAAGAGTGAACAGAATTGGGGGACTTTCCTTTTCTCTCGGTGAAAGGCTCGGCTCCCACTATATCGCTTCTCTTGTGACATCCGCCGTTGTGAGGGCAAAAGATGGAAGGGACGACTGGACACTCCTTGTTGACGAGGTCGAAAAGGAGATCGGCCCGGTCGAAACTCTTCTGAGATACGACTACGAAGGTGGAGACATCTCCGAGATTGTTAAAAAAGTAAATCAGATCCTCTTCAAGTGTGCCGAAGATGGAGACACTGTCTCTCTCAGGATATTCAACGAAATCGTGATCGAGGTAAAAAAGATCGTGGACGCGCACAGAAAAACTCTTAACTTCACACCCCCCATCAGGCTGATCCTGGAGGGGAGTTTCTTCAAGAATGCTCCACTTCTTCTCATAAAGATGATAGAAAGCGCAGTTGGAAGGGAATACAAGATCACAATCCCCAAACACGATCCAGTGATCGGTGCGGTGCTGTTTGCCATGGAGCATTCAGGATTTCAGATAACAGAAGAACTCTACACCAGGCTGGTGGAG